CGCGGCGAGGGCAGTTCGCCGATGCCGTCGGTGAAGCAGCGCCCGAGCGCCGAGGAGGTGCAGGCGGTCCTGGATTCCCTGCCCGAGCAGCCGCTGCACGTGGCCACCGTCGGTACCGGGCTGGCCGAGTTCGAGGGCCCGTGGGGAACCGGCCGCGAGTACACCTACGCCGATGCCGTCGAGTCCGCCCGCGTGGTGGCCCGCGCCGCCGGTGTGGAGCTGGAGCTCGCCAACACCGACGAGTCCGGCTACCTGCCATGGCACCCGGGCCGCTGCGCGCAGCTCATCGTCGACGGGGCCGTCGTCGGCCACGCGGGCGAGCTGCACCCGCAGGTCATCGAGCGCCTCGGCCTTCCGGCGCGCACCTGCGCCATGGAGCTGGACGTCACCGCGCTGCCGCTCACCGAGCCCGCACCCGCGCCCGTCCTGTCCGCGTTCCCGACGCTCAAGCAGGACCTCGCGCTGGTCGTGGACGAGGCCACCCCGGCCGAGTCCGTGCGCAAGGTGATCGCGGAGGCGGCAGGCGAGCTGCTCGAAAAGGTTGAGCTTTTCGACGTCTACCGCTCCGAAACCCTGGGCGAGGGGAAGAAGTCCCTGGCCTTCGCCCTGACCTTCCGCGCCAAGGATCGCACGCTCACCGACGACGAGTGCTCCGAGGGGCGCCTGGCCGCCGCCGACGCCGCCGCCGCGAAGTTCGGCGCGACCATGCGCGCCTAGCCTTCAGCCCGTGAGCCCGGTTCCCCGTGTGGGAGCCGGGCCTTCTTCATGCGACTCCGCATAAAATTAATAGACTTGCAAAATATACATTAGGGTGTAATATTCCCTACCATGACTATTAAGGTTGCCATCGCCGGTGCAAGCGGCTACGCGGGTGGGGAGATCCTGCGCCTCTTGCTCAACCATCCCGCCTACCTAAGCGGGGAGCTGGAGATCGGCGCGCTCACCGCCGCGTCGACCGTCGGCACTCCCGTCGTCGAGCTCATGCCGCACCTGCCCCAGCTCGCCGGGCGCGTCATCGAGCCCACGGACAAGGAGACCCTCGCGGGCCACGACGTGGTGTTCCTGGGCCTGCCGCACGGCCACTCCGCGGAGATCGCCCGCCAGCTCGGCCCCGACGTCATCGTCATCGACTGCGCGGCCGACTTCCGCCTCCGCGACGCCGCAGCCTGGGAGAAGTACTACGGCAGCGAGCACGCGGGCTCCTGGCCCTACGGCATCCCGGAGATGCCCGGCCACCGCGAGCAGCTACAGGGCACGAAGCGCGTGGCCGTCCCCGGCTGCTTCCCGACGGGCGCGACCCTGGCCCTGTGGCCGGCGGTCAAGGCGGGGCTCATCGAGCCGCGCGTCTCGGTCGTGTCGGTGACCGGCGTGTCGGGCGCGGGCAAGAAGGCCTCGGTGGCGATGCTCGGCTCCGAGACCATGGGCTCGCTCAAGGCGTACAACACCGCGGGCAAGCACCGCCACACCCCAGAGATCGCCCAGAACCTAGGCGAGTTCACCGACGAAGAGGTCGTGGTCTCGTTTACCCCGGTCCTGGCCCCGCTCCCGCGCGGCATCCTCACCACCGCCACCGCGGACTTGAAGGAGGGCGCGGACGCCGCCGCCGCCCGCGCTGCCTACGAGG
This is a stretch of genomic DNA from Corynebacterium vitaeruminis DSM 20294. It encodes these proteins:
- the argC gene encoding N-acetyl-gamma-glutamyl-phosphate reductase — translated: MTIKVAIAGASGYAGGEILRLLLNHPAYLSGELEIGALTAASTVGTPVVELMPHLPQLAGRVIEPTDKETLAGHDVVFLGLPHGHSAEIARQLGPDVIVIDCAADFRLRDAAAWEKYYGSEHAGSWPYGIPEMPGHREQLQGTKRVAVPGCFPTGATLALWPAVKAGLIEPRVSVVSVTGVSGAGKKASVAMLGSETMGSLKAYNTAGKHRHTPEIAQNLGEFTDEEVVVSFTPVLAPLPRGILTTATADLKEGADAAAARAAYEEAYGDETFVYLLPEGIQPQTQNVVGSNMCHVQVEVDELAGKLLVTSAIDNLTKGTGGAAVQCMNLALGWEETAGLPQGGVAP